One segment of Phaeacidiphilus oryzae TH49 DNA contains the following:
- a CDS encoding ClpX C4-type zinc finger protein encodes MASELAHCSFCGKSDTLVAKMVAGPGVNICDQCVDLSASIVAESLGRPAAEPRPRTLWESLSDEEMLKHIPNVAAHIERAEADLRSWVGELRRRGVTWTRIGESLGITRQSAWERFSGEE; translated from the coding sequence ATGGCGTCCGAGCTCGCCCACTGCTCGTTCTGCGGCAAGTCCGACACGCTGGTGGCCAAGATGGTCGCCGGGCCCGGGGTGAACATCTGCGACCAGTGCGTGGACCTGTCGGCGTCGATCGTCGCGGAGAGCCTGGGCAGGCCCGCCGCCGAGCCCCGGCCGCGCACCCTCTGGGAGTCGCTCTCCGACGAGGAGATGCTCAAGCACATCCCGAACGTCGCCGCGCACATCGAGCGGGCCGAGGCCGATCTGCGCTCCTGGGTGGGGGAGCTGCGCCGGCGCGGGGTCACCTGGACGCGGATCGGCGAGTCGCTGGGGATCACCCGCCAGTCCGCCTGGGAGCGGTTCTCCGGAGAGGAGTGA
- the egtB gene encoding ergothioneine biosynthesis protein EgtB yields the protein MSRSTASTAASTASTVSASGAGAPAAEAQAPAPAAGARTEDGPEVLRAVVREVLERARRRTALLTDCVDEAELNAQHSPLMSPLVWDLAHIANQEEIWLVRAAGRRPALRPELDPLYDAFRHPRADRPALPLLGAADARRYGVQVREAALDVLDTAQLGPDAERLTAHAFVFGMLAQHEQQHDETMLATHQLRRGPAVLDAPAPRPAPPGADRLPAEVLVPGGEFTMGTDTDPWALDNERPARAVHVPAFHLDTVPVSNGRYQEFIEDGGYEDPRWWTPAGWEHVRSEGLTAPLFWTRDGYRWLRRRFGHTEPVPPDEPVLHVCWYEADAYARWAGRRLPTEAEWEKAARWDPAAGRSRRYPWGDADPGPEHANLGQRHLGPAPVGGYPAGAAPSGARQLIGDVWEWTSSDFRGHPGYESFPYQEYSEVFFGPEYKVLRGGSFAVDPVACRGTFRNWDYPIRRQIFSGFRTARDAEGTTD from the coding sequence ATGAGCAGAAGCACCGCATCCACCGCCGCCTCCACCGCATCCACCGTGTCCGCTTCCGGCGCCGGCGCGCCCGCCGCCGAGGCCCAGGCCCCCGCGCCCGCCGCCGGCGCCCGGACCGAGGACGGCCCCGAGGTCCTCCGCGCCGTCGTCCGCGAGGTGCTGGAGCGCGCCCGCCGCCGTACCGCGCTGCTGACCGACTGCGTGGACGAGGCCGAACTCAACGCCCAGCACTCGCCGTTGATGTCCCCACTGGTCTGGGACCTGGCCCACATCGCCAACCAGGAGGAGATCTGGCTGGTCCGCGCGGCCGGCCGGCGCCCCGCACTGCGGCCGGAGCTCGACCCGCTGTACGACGCCTTCCGGCATCCGCGCGCCGACCGCCCCGCACTGCCGCTGCTCGGCGCGGCGGACGCCCGGCGCTACGGCGTCCAGGTCCGCGAAGCGGCGCTGGACGTGCTCGACACCGCCCAGCTGGGGCCGGACGCCGAGCGGCTGACCGCCCACGCCTTCGTCTTCGGCATGCTCGCCCAGCACGAGCAGCAGCACGACGAGACCATGCTCGCCACCCACCAGCTGCGCCGGGGCCCGGCCGTGCTGGACGCCCCCGCGCCACGGCCCGCGCCACCGGGCGCGGACCGGCTGCCCGCCGAAGTGCTGGTCCCGGGCGGCGAGTTCACCATGGGCACCGACACCGACCCGTGGGCGCTGGACAACGAGCGCCCGGCCCGCGCGGTGCACGTCCCCGCCTTCCACCTGGACACCGTCCCGGTCAGCAACGGCCGGTACCAGGAGTTCATCGAGGACGGCGGCTATGAGGACCCCCGCTGGTGGACGCCCGCCGGATGGGAGCACGTCCGGAGCGAGGGCCTTACCGCGCCGCTCTTCTGGACCAGGGACGGCTACCGGTGGCTGCGCCGCCGCTTCGGCCACACCGAGCCGGTGCCGCCGGACGAACCCGTGCTCCACGTCTGCTGGTACGAGGCGGACGCCTACGCCCGCTGGGCCGGCCGGCGGCTGCCGACCGAGGCCGAGTGGGAGAAGGCCGCCCGCTGGGACCCGGCCGCCGGCCGCTCCCGGCGCTACCCCTGGGGCGACGCCGACCCCGGCCCCGAGCACGCCAACCTCGGCCAGCGCCACCTGGGCCCGGCCCCCGTCGGCGGCTACCCCGCGGGCGCGGCGCCGAGCGGTGCGCGCCAGCTGATCGGCGACGTGTGGGAGTGGACCTCCAGCGACTTCCGCGGCCACCCCGGCTACGAGTCCTTCCCCTACCAGGAGTACTCCGAGGTCTTCTTCGGACCGGAGTACAAGGTGCTGCGCGGCGGCTCGTTCGCCGTCGACCCGGTGGCCTGCCGGGGCACCTTCCGCAACTGGGACTACCCGATCCGCCGCCAGATCTTCAGCGGCTTCCGCACCGCCCGCGACGCCGAAGGGACCACCGACTGA
- a CDS encoding amidohydrolase family protein, translated as MTDRIERPVRIERTLVDCHLHVPRLDTLKPAWLDWADQLNPRWRSVYDEAGVPVPARLSAHLDAEGVDRALLFCEYSPRATGIQPIEDLLPLVEHDPVRYRLVANVNPHLHHPVEAELERQLALGAVALKIHPVHAGFSPDEPEMYAAYRLCAERGVPVIIHSGTSSFPGSRNRFGDPQLMLDVLEDFPDVDFVFAHGGRGWWYDTAAFLALNKPNVWLDLAGLPPRRLPEYYARFDLRRLAGRWLFGTDWPGVPSTARNAAALAELGLSEEALTAVLSANAAKVFPGLDI; from the coding sequence GTGACCGACCGGATCGAACGCCCCGTACGGATCGAACGGACCCTCGTAGACTGCCACCTCCACGTCCCCCGCCTCGACACCCTGAAGCCCGCCTGGCTGGACTGGGCCGACCAGCTCAACCCCCGCTGGCGCTCGGTCTACGACGAGGCCGGCGTGCCGGTCCCGGCCAGGCTCTCCGCCCACCTCGACGCGGAGGGCGTCGACCGCGCGCTGCTCTTCTGCGAGTACAGCCCGCGCGCCACCGGCATCCAGCCGATCGAGGACCTGCTGCCGCTGGTCGAGCACGACCCGGTGCGCTACCGCCTGGTCGCCAACGTCAACCCGCACCTCCACCACCCGGTCGAGGCCGAGTTGGAGCGCCAACTCGCCCTGGGAGCCGTGGCGTTGAAGATCCACCCGGTGCATGCCGGCTTCTCCCCCGACGAACCGGAGATGTACGCCGCCTACCGGCTGTGCGCGGAGCGCGGGGTGCCGGTGATCATCCACTCCGGCACCTCCAGTTTCCCCGGCTCGCGCAACCGCTTCGGCGACCCGCAGCTGATGCTGGACGTGCTGGAGGACTTCCCCGACGTGGACTTCGTCTTCGCGCACGGCGGCCGCGGCTGGTGGTACGACACGGCGGCCTTCCTGGCCCTCAACAAGCCCAACGTCTGGCTGGACCTGGCCGGTCTGCCGCCGCGCCGCCTGCCGGAGTACTACGCCCGCTTCGACCTGCGGCGGCTCGCCGGACGCTGGCTCTTCGGCACCGACTGGCCGGGCGTCCCCAGCACCGCCCGCAACGCCGCCGCACTGGCCGAACTGGGCCTGTCCGAGGAAGCGCTGACCGCCGTCCTCTCCGCCAACGCCGCCAAGGTCTTCCCCGGCCTGGACATCTGA
- the boxB gene encoding benzoyl-CoA 2,3-epoxidase subunit BoxB, translating into MSTQPATSPIDYDSRIPNNVGLAEDRRLQRALESWQPQFLDWWLTMGPALGGALDSTAYLRTAVAVGRAGWAHFDHVRLPDYRWGIFLAEREPDRRIGFGEHRGEPVWQQIPGEYRAELQRLVVIQGDTEPASVEQQRLLGLTAPSLYDLRNLFQVNVEEGRHLWAMVYLLHAYFGREGREEAQALLHRNSGSPDAPRILGAFNEETADWLAFFMFTYFTDRDGKYQLGTLKESAFDPLSRTAEFMLKEEAHHMFVGVTGVDRVVRRSAELTREHDTLDIADAGGIPLPVVQKYLNFHYSVSLDLFGGETSTNAANYYTAGLKGRWQESRRRDGHRLSEDAVQVDVPAEDGSWQQREVPALTALNLDLRDSYIADCRTGVKRWNRILAAEGVDHRLYLPHPGFNRRVGAAAGHHITPDGEITDAETWAAARDRWLPTPADLAFVRSLMRPVYQPGRIAPWLAPPAGGINGKPLDYEYVRL; encoded by the coding sequence ATGTCGACTCAGCCTGCCACCAGCCCGATCGACTACGACTCCCGGATCCCCAACAACGTCGGCCTCGCCGAGGACCGCCGCCTGCAACGCGCCCTGGAGAGCTGGCAGCCGCAGTTCCTCGACTGGTGGCTGACGATGGGCCCGGCGCTGGGCGGCGCCCTCGACAGCACCGCGTACCTCCGCACGGCCGTCGCCGTCGGCCGGGCCGGCTGGGCCCACTTCGACCACGTACGGCTGCCCGACTACCGCTGGGGCATCTTCCTCGCCGAGCGCGAGCCGGACCGCCGGATCGGCTTCGGCGAGCACCGCGGCGAACCCGTCTGGCAGCAGATCCCCGGCGAGTACCGGGCCGAGCTGCAACGGCTGGTGGTGATCCAGGGCGACACCGAGCCGGCCTCCGTGGAGCAGCAGCGGCTGCTCGGACTGACCGCGCCCAGCCTCTACGACCTGCGCAACCTCTTCCAGGTCAACGTCGAGGAGGGCCGCCATCTGTGGGCCATGGTCTATCTGCTGCACGCCTACTTCGGCCGGGAGGGCCGGGAGGAGGCGCAGGCCCTGCTGCACCGCAACTCCGGCTCCCCGGACGCCCCCCGGATCCTCGGCGCCTTCAACGAGGAGACCGCCGACTGGCTGGCCTTCTTCATGTTCACGTACTTCACCGACCGGGACGGCAAGTACCAGCTCGGCACGCTCAAGGAGAGCGCCTTCGACCCGCTCTCCCGCACGGCCGAGTTCATGCTGAAGGAGGAGGCCCACCACATGTTCGTCGGCGTCACCGGCGTCGACCGGGTGGTCCGCCGCAGCGCCGAACTGACCCGCGAGCACGACACCCTGGACATCGCCGACGCCGGCGGCATCCCGCTGCCGGTTGTGCAGAAGTACCTCAACTTCCACTACTCGGTCTCCCTCGACCTCTTCGGCGGCGAGACCTCCACCAACGCCGCCAACTACTACACCGCCGGGCTGAAGGGCCGCTGGCAGGAGAGCCGCCGCCGGGACGGCCACCGCCTCTCCGAGGACGCCGTTCAGGTCGACGTCCCCGCCGAGGACGGGAGTTGGCAGCAGCGCGAGGTCCCCGCCCTGACCGCGCTCAACCTGGACCTCCGCGACTCCTACATCGCGGACTGCCGGACCGGCGTCAAGCGCTGGAACCGCATCCTGGCCGCCGAGGGTGTGGACCACCGCCTCTACCTCCCGCACCCCGGCTTCAACCGCCGGGTCGGCGCCGCCGCCGGGCACCACATCACCCCGGACGGCGAGATCACCGACGCCGAGACCTGGGCCGCGGCCCGCGACCGCTGGCTGCCCACGCCCGCCGACCTGGCCTTCGTCAGGTCACTGATGCGCCCGGTGTACCAGCCCGGCAGAATCGCCCCCTGGCTGGCCCCGCCCGCCGGCGGCATCAACGGCAAGCCCCTGGACTACGAGTACGTCCGGCTCTAG
- the boxC gene encoding 2,3-epoxybenzoyl-CoA dihydrolase: protein MAMADPPPPAPVDFDRTPESYRHWRLVIEPPLARLELDVDEDAALFPGQRLKLNSYDLGVDVELHDAVQRIRFTHPEVRAVVITSAKPGVFCAGAHIGTLAAAPHEWKTNFCRFTNETRNAIEEAAADSGLRFLAAVNGSCAGGGYELALACEEILLVDDGSSAVALPEVPLLGVLPGTGGLTRLTDKRGVRRDLADVLATRPDGVRGRTAVDWRLVDAAVPRRDFERVVGERARALAEAADSGARPTAGIELPPLDRKTADDRIEYRYVRAGLDRGRRLVELTLLGPPTAGAGATEAAEAAQGAQGAESTEAGDPYWLLTLARELDDAILRLRFNEPELGTWVIRTEGDPDAVLAHESRLLAAAAAGDRVARETLHLYKRTLKRLDVTGRSLIALIEPGSCCAGLLLEPALACDRQYLLDTSDDPGAGPPARITLSAADFGQLPMGNGLTRLRSRFLGDPAHVEALRSEYLGRPLGPAEARALGLVTDAPDDLDWADEIRLVLEARAALSPDALTAMEANLRFAGPETTETKIFGRLTAWQNWIFTRPNASGPDGALRSYGSGHRPGYRRKRT from the coding sequence ATGGCCATGGCCGATCCCCCGCCCCCCGCCCCCGTCGACTTCGACCGCACCCCGGAGAGCTACCGGCACTGGCGGCTGGTGATCGAACCACCGCTCGCCCGGCTGGAGTTGGACGTCGACGAGGACGCCGCACTCTTCCCCGGGCAGCGCCTCAAGCTCAACTCCTACGACCTCGGCGTGGACGTCGAACTGCACGACGCCGTACAGCGGATCCGCTTCACCCACCCCGAGGTGCGGGCGGTCGTGATCACCAGCGCCAAGCCCGGGGTCTTCTGCGCCGGGGCGCACATCGGCACGCTGGCCGCCGCACCCCACGAGTGGAAGACCAACTTCTGCCGGTTCACCAACGAGACCCGTAACGCCATCGAGGAGGCCGCCGCCGACTCCGGTCTGCGCTTCCTCGCCGCCGTCAACGGCTCCTGCGCGGGCGGCGGCTACGAACTCGCCCTCGCCTGCGAGGAGATCCTGCTGGTGGACGACGGCTCCTCGGCCGTCGCCCTGCCCGAGGTACCGCTGCTCGGCGTGCTGCCCGGCACCGGCGGGCTGACCCGGCTGACCGACAAGCGCGGAGTCCGCCGCGACCTCGCCGACGTCCTCGCCACCCGTCCGGACGGCGTCCGGGGGCGGACCGCCGTCGACTGGCGGCTGGTGGACGCGGCCGTGCCGCGCCGGGACTTCGAGCGGGTGGTGGGCGAGCGCGCCAGGGCGCTGGCCGAGGCCGCGGACTCCGGCGCGCGCCCCACCGCCGGGATCGAACTCCCGCCCCTGGACCGCAAGACCGCGGACGACCGGATCGAGTACCGCTACGTCCGCGCCGGCCTCGACCGGGGGCGCCGGCTCGTCGAACTCACCCTGCTGGGGCCGCCGACGGCGGGCGCCGGAGCCACCGAAGCCGCCGAAGCCGCCCAAGGCGCCCAAGGCGCCGAAAGCACCGAGGCCGGCGACCCGTACTGGCTGCTGACCCTCGCCCGCGAGCTGGACGACGCGATCCTCCGCCTCCGCTTCAACGAGCCCGAGCTCGGCACCTGGGTGATCCGCACCGAGGGCGACCCGGACGCGGTCCTCGCCCACGAGTCCCGTCTCCTCGCGGCGGCCGCCGCGGGCGACCGCGTCGCCCGCGAGACCCTCCACCTCTACAAGCGCACCCTGAAGCGCCTGGATGTGACGGGGCGCAGCCTGATCGCCCTGATCGAGCCGGGCTCCTGCTGCGCCGGCCTCCTTCTGGAGCCGGCCCTGGCCTGCGACCGCCAGTACCTCCTGGACACCTCGGACGACCCCGGGGCCGGCCCGCCCGCCCGGATCACCCTCTCCGCGGCGGACTTCGGCCAGCTCCCGATGGGCAACGGCCTCACCCGCCTCCGGTCCCGCTTCCTCGGCGATCCGGCGCACGTGGAGGCCCTCCGCTCCGAGTACCTCGGCCGCCCGCTCGGCCCCGCCGAGGCCCGCGCCCTGGGCCTGGTCACCGACGCCCCCGACGACCTCGACTGGGCGGACGAGATCCGCCTCGTCCTCGAGGCCCGGGCGGCGCTCTCCCCGGACGCCCTCACCGCGATGGAGGCCAACCTCCGCTTCGCCGGCCCGGAGACCACCGAGACGAAGATCTTCGGCCGGCTGACCGCCTGGCAGAACTGGATCTTCACCCGCCCGAACGCCTCCGGCCCCGACGGCGCCCTCCGCAGCTACGGCAGCGGCCACCGCCCCGGCTACCGACGCAAGAGGACTTGA
- the egtA gene encoding ergothioneine biosynthesis glutamate--cysteine ligase EgtA — protein MTLREEDAEAHVRGVCFKTGPPERVGVELEWLVHDRADPAAAVPAKRVDEALAGLEPRGLPGGGRLTREPGGQLELSSPPAPGPVAAVARAAADLAVLRRLMADAGLELSGQGLEPVRPVGPRVLDHPRYRAMEAYFDRSGPWGRMMMRGTASVQINLDAGDAGPGTTGYRDRWLLAHRIGPVLVAAFANSPLWQGRPTGWRSTRQAVWARLDPGRTLPAARHGRFADGGDPHDTDPDPGAEWARYVLDAHLLCLRGQERAPDLEWTAPPGLSFRDWLRGGVSAGNGSGRVGRPATLEDLDYHCSTLFPPVRPRGWLELRMVDAQQGDDWLAATAVAATLLDDPTAADAAREATEPLCPPGARTPDREVWLRAARLGPADPEIGRAVRACLAAAESALDEGGLRKAVGEFTERYAERGRCPADDRLDALTT, from the coding sequence ATGACACTCCGTGAGGAAGATGCCGAGGCCCATGTGAGGGGCGTCTGCTTCAAGACCGGCCCTCCCGAACGGGTGGGCGTCGAACTGGAATGGCTGGTGCACGACCGGGCGGACCCGGCGGCTGCGGTGCCGGCGAAGAGGGTGGACGAGGCGTTGGCCGGCCTGGAGCCCCGCGGTTTACCGGGCGGTGGCCGGCTCACCCGGGAACCCGGCGGGCAGCTGGAGCTCAGCTCGCCGCCCGCCCCCGGACCGGTCGCCGCCGTGGCCCGGGCCGCCGCCGATCTCGCCGTCCTGAGGCGGCTGATGGCGGACGCCGGGCTGGAGCTCTCCGGCCAGGGCCTGGAACCGGTACGCCCCGTCGGACCGCGGGTGCTCGACCACCCGCGCTACCGCGCCATGGAGGCGTACTTCGACCGCTCCGGCCCCTGGGGCCGGATGATGATGCGCGGCACCGCCTCGGTGCAGATCAATCTCGACGCCGGCGACGCGGGTCCCGGCACCACCGGCTACCGCGACCGCTGGCTGCTGGCCCACCGGATAGGCCCGGTGCTGGTCGCGGCGTTCGCCAACTCGCCCCTCTGGCAGGGCCGGCCGACCGGCTGGCGGTCCACCCGCCAGGCGGTCTGGGCCAGGCTTGACCCCGGGCGCACGCTGCCCGCCGCCCGCCACGGACGATTCGCGGACGGCGGCGATCCCCACGACACCGACCCGGACCCGGGAGCCGAATGGGCCCGCTACGTCCTCGACGCCCATCTGCTCTGCCTGCGCGGGCAGGAACGGGCGCCGGACCTCGAATGGACGGCCCCGCCGGGGCTGTCCTTCCGCGACTGGCTGCGCGGCGGCGTGTCGGCCGGCAACGGGAGCGGACGGGTCGGCCGGCCGGCCACCCTCGAGGATCTGGACTACCACTGCAGCACCCTCTTCCCGCCGGTCCGCCCGCGCGGCTGGCTGGAACTGCGGATGGTCGACGCCCAGCAGGGCGACGACTGGCTGGCCGCCACCGCTGTCGCCGCCACGCTGCTGGACGATCCGACGGCCGCCGACGCCGCCCGCGAGGCCACCGAACCGCTCTGCCCGCCCGGCGCGCGGACGCCGGACCGCGAGGTGTGGCTGCGCGCGGCCCGGCTCGGCCCGGCGGACCCGGAGATCGGCCGCGCGGTCCGCGCCTGCCTGGCCGCGGCCGAGTCCGCCCTGGACGAGGGCGGGCTGCGGAAGGCGGTCGGCGAGTTCACCGAGCGCTACGCCGAGCGCGGCCGATGTCCCGCCGACGACCGGCTCGACGCCCTCACCACCTGA